AAGTTCTTGCCAGCGACAGCGGCCATCTCTACGCTTACCGACAGTCCGATGGCTCTCTTGCGTGGTCGCACGACTTTCCAAAGCAGATGGTCCGCGGCATCGGCGTCACTCCAAACATGCTCTACCTCGGCACCATGCAAGGCATGATCTATGCCTTCAGCCCGCCCGAACAACCCTAACGTGTCCTGTTTTATTGCGTGGCGGAGCCTCCGTTTTTGAGGCTCTGCCCTTTCCTCACT
This region of Candidatus Acidiferrales bacterium genomic DNA includes:
- a CDS encoding PQQ-binding-like beta-propeller repeat protein, which produces MPDLGPNSGEDLVSLNLTSQRINWKVSDEHGWGTAWPYLWHGEVLASDSGHLYAYRQSDGSLAWSHDFPKQMVRGIGVTPNMLYLGTMQGMIYAFSPPEQP